In a genomic window of Cytobacillus sp. FSL H8-0458:
- a CDS encoding glycine C-acetyltransferase — MTSKILDAFLQENLEDLKDRGLYNVIDPLESPNGPIIKINGRELINLSSNNYLGLATDERLKKSAIEAIEKYGVGAGAVRTINGTLELHTKLEEKLAEFKHTEAAIAYQSGFNCNMAAISAVMDKNDAILSDELNHASIIDGCRLSKAKIIRVNHSDMEDLRAKAKEAKESGQYNKIMVITDGVFSMDGDIAKLPEIVEIAEEFDLITYVDDAHGSGVLGKGAGTVKHFGLSDKIDFQIGTLSKAIGVVGGYVAGKKDLIDWLKVRSRPFLFSTSLTPADVAASTKAIELLMESTELNEKLWENANYLKDGLQKLGFDIGDSETPITPCIVGDEVKTQEFSKKLNEEGVYAKSIVFPTVPRGTGRVRNMPSAAHTKDMLDQAIAIYEKVGKEMGII; from the coding sequence ATGACCAGCAAAATTTTAGATGCTTTTTTACAGGAAAACCTGGAGGATTTAAAGGATAGAGGACTTTACAACGTAATTGACCCACTTGAAAGCCCAAATGGTCCAATAATCAAAATCAACGGCAGAGAACTAATTAATCTTTCATCCAATAACTATTTAGGTTTGGCAACTGATGAAAGACTAAAAAAGTCCGCAATTGAAGCAATTGAAAAATATGGGGTTGGAGCAGGTGCTGTCCGCACGATAAATGGAACGCTTGAACTTCACACAAAACTTGAAGAAAAGCTGGCTGAGTTCAAACATACAGAAGCAGCCATCGCATACCAGTCCGGATTTAATTGTAATATGGCTGCTATTTCTGCTGTTATGGATAAAAATGATGCCATTTTATCTGATGAGCTGAACCATGCTTCCATCATTGATGGCTGCCGCTTATCAAAAGCCAAGATTATTCGCGTAAATCATTCTGATATGGAAGATTTAAGAGCTAAAGCGAAGGAAGCGAAAGAATCAGGACAGTACAACAAGATCATGGTTATTACTGACGGCGTCTTCTCGATGGATGGGGATATCGCCAAGCTTCCTGAGATCGTGGAAATCGCGGAAGAGTTCGATCTGATCACATATGTGGATGATGCACACGGTTCAGGTGTTCTTGGAAAGGGAGCAGGCACTGTTAAGCACTTCGGCCTTTCCGATAAAATCGATTTCCAGATCGGCACACTTTCAAAGGCGATTGGTGTTGTTGGGGGATATGTGGCCGGCAAAAAGGACTTGATTGATTGGCTGAAAGTACGCAGCAGACCATTCCTATTCTCTACATCTTTAACACCTGCAGATGTAGCAGCAAGTACGAAAGCTATTGAACTGCTCATGGAAAGCACAGAGCTGAATGAAAAGCTATGGGAAAATGCCAACTACCTTAAAGACGGGCTGCAAAAATTAGGCTTTGATATTGGCGACAGCGAAACACCGATAACTCCTTGTATTGTTGGAGATGAAGTAAAAACACAGGAATTCAGCAAAAAGCTCAATGAAGAAGGCGTATATGCAAAATCAATCGTCTTCCCGACTGTCCCTAGGGGAACGGGCCGTGTCAGAAACATGCCATCTGCAGCACATACCAAAGATATGCTGGATCAGGCAATTGCGATATATGAAAAAGTCGGCAAGGAAATGGGAATTATTTAA
- a CDS encoding arylamine N-acetyltransferase family protein, with product MDAQKYLQRIKVSGDRNLDLEYLAKLQSGHMLNIPFENLDVTRKIPIQLDTDSFSKKILERGRGGFCYELNGLFQHLLSELGFQSHLISCTVKKPDGWVREDSHAAILVYLHELPYLVDVGFGDSVRQPLPLTGEEKTDVSGTYRIKATAGGKFDLQRLEDGKWIILYRFSDRPVKLGDFHDACLFNQTSPESHFTHGDLATIATKDGRITLSGLTVTLSEESGKNKFELTEEEKREFLLGQFKIKL from the coding sequence ATGGATGCACAAAAATACCTGCAGCGAATAAAGGTATCGGGTGACCGTAACCTCGATCTTGAATATCTGGCAAAACTGCAGAGCGGGCATATGCTCAATATTCCATTTGAAAACTTGGATGTGACACGAAAAATCCCAATTCAGCTGGACACAGATTCGTTTTCTAAAAAAATACTTGAACGGGGCCGGGGAGGCTTTTGCTATGAATTAAACGGTCTGTTTCAACATCTCCTGTCCGAACTGGGATTTCAATCACATCTCATTTCCTGCACTGTTAAAAAGCCTGATGGATGGGTCAGAGAAGATTCTCATGCAGCCATACTGGTTTACTTGCACGAACTTCCTTATTTGGTTGATGTAGGGTTTGGTGATTCCGTCAGGCAGCCTCTGCCTCTAACGGGTGAGGAAAAAACCGATGTCAGCGGAACATACAGGATAAAAGCGACAGCTGGAGGAAAGTTTGATCTTCAGCGGCTTGAGGATGGCAAATGGATAATTCTATACCGTTTTTCTGATAGGCCGGTTAAGCTGGGCGACTTTCATGATGCCTGTTTATTCAATCAGACCTCACCCGAATCCCATTTTACACATGGCGACCTGGCCACTATTGCTACAAAGGATGGCCGTATTACACTTTCAGGATTAACTGTCACTTTATCTGAAGAATCCGGAAAAAATAAATTCGAACTAACCGAGGAGGAAAAAAGAGAATTTCTTCTCGGGCAATTCAAAATAAAATTGTAA
- the arcA gene encoding arginine deiminase encodes MKHPLNVTSEIGELKTVLLHRPGKEIENLTPQYLKRLLFDDIPFLPAIQKEHDYFANILSNRGIEVLYLDKLMTEAIQQDKARLAFIEKVLLESQSNINGSYDTVKEYLLSLPPDELVKKVMAGVVKSDIDQDKKIHLHEMMPDHYPFYLDPMPNLYFTRDPAAVIGEGITINRMHEPARRRESIFMDCIMNHHPRFNKHEIPAYFKRDDLYSLEGGDELILSDEVVAIGVSARTSAQGIEKLARELFSRQDAIKKVVAVEIPKIRAFMHLDTVFTMIDHDKFTYHPAIEDRDGSMKIYILEQENNSDTLKITEKNSLKETLKEVLHLNELVLIPCGGGCPIASAREQWNDGSNTLAIAPGVVVTYDRNYVSNDILRQNGVEVIEILSSELSRGRGGPRCMSMPIIRENIS; translated from the coding sequence ATGAAACATCCGCTAAATGTAACTTCGGAAATAGGAGAATTAAAGACGGTCCTTCTGCATAGGCCGGGTAAGGAAATAGAAAATCTCACACCTCAATATTTAAAAAGACTATTATTCGATGATATTCCCTTTTTGCCTGCCATTCAAAAAGAGCATGATTATTTCGCCAATATTTTAAGCAACCGGGGAATCGAGGTCTTATATCTGGATAAATTGATGACAGAAGCCATACAGCAGGACAAGGCCAGACTGGCTTTTATTGAAAAGGTCTTATTGGAAAGCCAATCGAACATCAATGGTTCCTATGATACAGTGAAAGAGTATCTTCTATCTCTTCCGCCCGATGAGCTGGTTAAGAAAGTGATGGCTGGTGTCGTTAAATCGGATATTGATCAGGATAAGAAAATCCATCTTCATGAAATGATGCCGGATCATTATCCATTTTATCTCGACCCTATGCCAAACCTCTATTTTACCCGGGATCCGGCTGCAGTTATCGGTGAAGGCATTACGATTAATCGAATGCATGAGCCTGCAAGGAGAAGGGAATCCATTTTTATGGACTGCATCATGAATCATCATCCGCGTTTTAATAAACATGAAATCCCTGCTTACTTTAAGCGTGATGATCTCTACTCTCTTGAAGGCGGAGATGAACTGATTTTAAGTGATGAAGTGGTTGCTATTGGCGTCAGTGCAAGAACCTCTGCACAAGGAATTGAAAAACTTGCACGAGAGTTATTCTCCCGTCAGGATGCCATTAAAAAGGTTGTGGCAGTTGAAATCCCTAAAATTCGCGCATTCATGCACCTGGATACCGTTTTCACCATGATTGATCATGATAAATTCACCTACCATCCTGCTATTGAAGATAGAGATGGCAGTATGAAAATTTACATACTGGAACAGGAGAATAATTCTGATACTCTTAAGATTACAGAGAAAAACTCGCTCAAAGAAACATTGAAAGAAGTGCTTCATCTTAATGAATTAGTGTTAATCCCCTGCGGAGGCGGCTGCCCGATTGCATCAGCACGCGAACAATGGAACGATGGCTCCAATACACTCGCCATCGCTCCCGGTGTAGTTGTCACTTACGACAGAAACTATGTTTCAAACGATATCCTCCGGCAAAATGGAGTTGAAGTTATTGAAATTCTCAGCTCGGAACTTTCGAGAGGACGGGGCGGCCCAAGATGCATGAGCATGCCGATCATAAGGGAAAATATTAGCTGA
- a CDS encoding Rdx family protein codes for MAYEVKVEFCMMUNYAPKAASFAEELFTHFRSEISQMELVPSKGGAFEVTVNGEKIYSKLDTGIFPKTKEIIEKMMK; via the coding sequence ATGGCGTATGAAGTAAAAGTTGAATTTTGCATGATGTGAAACTATGCACCTAAAGCCGCGAGTTTCGCGGAAGAACTATTTACGCATTTTCGTTCTGAGATTTCTCAAATGGAACTGGTTCCAAGCAAAGGCGGAGCTTTTGAAGTAACAGTTAATGGAGAGAAGATTTATTCTAAGCTTGATACTGGCATTTTTCCTAAAACCAAAGAAATCATCGAAAAAATGATGAAATAA
- a CDS encoding Hsp20/alpha crystallin family protein, with product MNKKEDFHPFNLDELEKWMEDYYLDPLSSYLDQITFRIDLYDTEAQIIVEALLTGCASKDVTVSLKEDTVIIKAAKTDDTEAIRRGHPCMRKVKLPFSVVNKKVSADFANEILEIFINKNEAGPGCNREIIIN from the coding sequence TTGAACAAAAAGGAAGATTTCCATCCGTTTAATTTGGATGAATTGGAAAAATGGATGGAGGATTATTATCTGGACCCGCTTTCTTCTTATTTGGATCAGATAACATTCCGCATCGACTTATACGATACGGAAGCCCAGATTATCGTTGAGGCGCTTTTAACGGGATGTGCATCAAAAGATGTAACCGTTTCCTTGAAAGAAGACACCGTAATCATCAAAGCTGCTAAAACAGATGACACAGAAGCAATTCGGCGCGGACATCCATGTATGCGAAAAGTTAAACTGCCTTTCTCAGTTGTAAATAAAAAGGTTAGTGCAGATTTTGCAAATGAGATATTAGAGATTTTTATAAATAAAAATGAAGCGGGGCCGGGATGCAATAGAGAGATAATCATCAATTGA
- a CDS encoding small acid-soluble spore protein P, which translates to MNKNNGKDMRKNAPKGHNNDGQPEPLSGSKKVKNRNHTRQKHNSHHDM; encoded by the coding sequence TTGAACAAAAACAATGGCAAAGACATGCGCAAAAATGCACCTAAAGGACATAATAATGATGGACAGCCTGAACCATTAAGCGGCTCTAAGAAAGTAAAAAACCGTAACCACACCAGACAAAAACATAATTCACACCATGACATGTGA
- a CDS encoding L-threonine 3-dehydrogenase — protein MKRIMITGALGQIGSELTLKLREIYGTDNVIATDIRKNDSEAANSGPFEMVDVTDAKSMLDTAKKYSVDTVIHMAALLSATAEANPVFAWNLNMGGLMNALETARECNAQFFTPSSIGAFGPSTPKDNTPQDTIHRPTTMYGVNKVAGELLSDYYYYKFGVDTRGLRFPGLISYVTPPGGGTTDYAVEIYYEAIKNGRYTSYIDKGTYMDMMYMPDALNAIVDLMEANADKLIHRNSFNVTAMSFEPEQIAAEIRKHIPGFEISYEVDPVRQGIADSWPNSINASAAKEEWGFKADFDLARMTADMLDKLRTKL, from the coding sequence ATGAAACGGATTATGATTACAGGAGCTTTAGGCCAAATCGGCTCTGAACTAACCTTGAAATTAAGAGAAATTTATGGAACGGACAATGTTATCGCAACAGACATCAGAAAAAATGACTCTGAGGCTGCTAATTCAGGGCCATTTGAAATGGTTGACGTTACCGATGCAAAATCAATGCTGGATACAGCTAAGAAATATAGTGTCGATACAGTCATTCATATGGCAGCTCTATTATCAGCTACAGCTGAGGCTAACCCTGTATTTGCTTGGAATTTAAATATGGGCGGGCTGATGAATGCACTTGAAACGGCAAGAGAATGCAATGCACAATTCTTTACGCCAAGCTCCATTGGCGCATTTGGGCCTTCTACACCTAAAGACAACACTCCACAGGATACTATTCACCGCCCAACTACAATGTATGGCGTGAATAAGGTTGCAGGCGAATTGCTGTCAGATTACTACTATTACAAGTTCGGTGTGGATACTCGAGGCTTGAGGTTCCCTGGTTTAATCTCCTATGTAACTCCTCCAGGGGGCGGAACGACGGATTACGCTGTTGAGATCTATTATGAAGCCATTAAAAATGGCCGCTATACATCCTACATCGACAAAGGGACATATATGGATATGATGTATATGCCGGATGCGCTGAATGCCATCGTTGATTTAATGGAAGCTAATGCAGATAAACTCATCCACCGCAACTCCTTTAATGTAACAGCAATGAGTTTTGAACCTGAACAGATTGCGGCTGAGATCAGAAAGCATATCCCTGGGTTTGAAATTTCCTATGAAGTGGATCCTGTGCGCCAGGGAATTGCAGACAGCTGGCCAAACTCGATTAATGCTTCTGCAGCAAAAGAAGAGTGGGGATTCAAAGCAGATTTTGATTTAGCAAGAATGACTGCTGATATGCTTGATAAATTAAGAACAAAATTATGA
- the sspO gene encoding small acid-soluble spore protein O yields MANRKSNHIIEGMNAAKSQGMGAGYNEEYANEPLTEAQRQNNKKRKKNQ; encoded by the coding sequence ATAGCTAATAGAAAGTCTAATCATATTATTGAGGGTATGAATGCAGCAAAAAGCCAGGGCATGGGCGCCGGGTATAATGAGGAATATGCCAATGAACCATTAACAGAAGCGCAAAGGCAAAATAATAAAAAGCGCAAGAAGAATCAATAA
- the selA gene encoding L-seryl-tRNA(Sec) selenium transferase translates to MKSTVRNILPVHELQKDRRFTNLMKQYGLDFIHTTNMLKEVISDIRNTILAGNWTSEEPGTEKFTDLIFQKAEEVITVRYGYTLKRVINATGTILHTNLGRARLSKSAADHMLEVAMNYSNLEYNLGEGERGSRHSHLENLVKELTGAEAAMAVNNNAAAVYIILRALAEEKEVIVSRGQLVEIGGSFRVSSIMEESGARLVEVGTTNKTHLEDYKKVINEDTAMIMKVHTSNFKIIGFTKEVGTGELARLSKEKNLIFYEDLGSGALFDFKSKGIGNEPAVSDVLKMGADIISFSGDKLLGGPQAGIIAGRKDLIEKLKKHQLARVLRVDKMTIAALEGTLIDYLKGEEGLKNIPVVHDVLITSDELKVRTAHFLNRLQAAGNDYVCSMRESTGQVGGGTMPEVELPSWIAVLKHRQYSADHIGRQLRINSSIIVRIQKEEILIDLRTVTANEEDTIINALIAI, encoded by the coding sequence ATGAAGAGTACAGTCAGAAATATTTTGCCGGTGCATGAACTGCAAAAAGACCGGCGTTTTACTAATTTAATGAAACAGTATGGACTTGACTTTATACATACAACCAACATGCTGAAAGAGGTAATCTCTGATATAAGGAATACTATTCTTGCCGGGAATTGGACCAGTGAGGAGCCGGGTACAGAAAAGTTTACGGACCTTATATTTCAAAAAGCGGAAGAGGTTATCACTGTTCGGTATGGATATACACTTAAAAGAGTTATTAATGCCACTGGCACTATTCTTCACACTAATCTTGGCCGGGCGCGGTTAAGCAAGTCTGCAGCGGATCATATGCTTGAAGTTGCCATGAACTATTCCAATTTGGAGTATAACCTGGGTGAAGGAGAAAGGGGATCCAGGCATAGTCACCTGGAAAATCTTGTCAAAGAACTGACGGGTGCAGAAGCAGCTATGGCAGTCAATAATAACGCTGCTGCAGTTTATATCATTTTAAGAGCTCTTGCGGAAGAAAAAGAAGTAATTGTTTCCCGCGGTCAGCTTGTTGAAATCGGGGGCTCCTTCAGGGTATCAAGCATAATGGAAGAGAGCGGGGCAAGACTTGTTGAAGTGGGAACAACTAATAAAACCCACCTGGAAGATTATAAAAAAGTGATAAATGAAGATACAGCCATGATTATGAAGGTGCACACGAGCAATTTTAAAATTATAGGTTTTACGAAAGAAGTCGGCACAGGGGAACTTGCCCGTCTATCAAAAGAAAAAAACCTCATATTTTATGAAGATCTGGGAAGCGGTGCACTATTTGATTTTAAAAGCAAAGGAATTGGAAATGAACCAGCAGTCAGCGATGTTTTAAAAATGGGGGCAGATATCATTTCTTTCAGCGGGGATAAGCTTTTGGGCGGTCCTCAGGCAGGAATTATTGCCGGAAGAAAGGATTTAATCGAAAAGCTGAAAAAACATCAGCTTGCCCGGGTTCTCCGGGTAGATAAAATGACAATTGCTGCTCTCGAAGGCACACTTATTGATTACTTAAAAGGTGAAGAGGGTCTGAAAAATATTCCGGTGGTCCATGATGTATTGATCACCAGTGATGAACTCAAAGTGAGAACAGCTCATTTTCTTAACAGATTACAAGCTGCCGGGAACGATTATGTATGCTCAATGAGAGAAAGTACAGGACAGGTTGGGGGAGGCACGATGCCTGAGGTAGAGCTTCCATCGTGGATTGCTGTTTTAAAACACCGGCAATATTCAGCAGATCATATCGGCCGCCAGTTAAGGATTAATTCTTCCATAATAGTCAGGATTCAAAAGGAAGAAATTCTGATTGATCTGCGGACAGTAACTGCCAATGAAGAGGACACCATTATAAATGCTTTAATTGCTATTTAA